The sequence below is a genomic window from Thermoflavifilum sp..
GCACGCGTGTAAGCATTTCTCGTGTGGAGCTTCAACTCTTCAATCGCCTGCAGATTCATCAAGCCTATATAGAAGATCATCGGCACGATACATTGCTGTATGCAGGCAGCCTTCAACTGCACATTACCGATTTCTTTTTTCTAAGCAAGCATCCGGTGATACATTTTCTGGGGTTGAAAGATGTGAAGCTACATTTGATCCGCCAGCCCGGCGACAGCGTGTGGAATTACCAGTTTTTATTGGATGCATTCTCATCAGGAAATGCGCAATCCGGAAAAAATCAACAGCCCTCGCTTCCCGACATCCGACGCGTGGCATGGACAAACGTTCAAATCGATCAGATTGACGGATGGACCGGGCAGGATATGCATTTCGGGATTACATCCCTGGATATGCAGGCACAACGAACTGATTTCCGAAGACACAGGCTCATCATCCAGAAATTAACGCTCACCAACCCTTCGTTTCGTTTATACCAGTATCCCGGCACTGCGCCGGCAGATACTTCCGGACAAGCGCCGCTATCCACCGCAGCCGATCACTGGAATCCTGATCACTGGCAGCTGTTGATTCGAACGTTACGCGTGCAGAATGGTTCATTCGCAATAGATGACACCAGCCGACTTGTGAATGCGCCCTATTTTGATCCCGGACATGTACATATTCATCACATCATGCTGCAAATGGACAGCCTTCAGTTGCAACAGGATACTTTCACTACATACCTGCGGCTTTCGGCCGTCGAGCGCAGTGGGTTTCAGATTCAATCCCTCACCTGCAGATTTAAGTTTTCACCGGTAATCATGGAATTCAGCCAGCTGGATTTACGCACGCCGCACAGCCATCTGGGTAATTACTACGCAATGCATTTCAGACACCTCTCTGACATGAGCGATTATATCCAGCGGGTGACCATGGTGGCGCATTTCCAGCGGGCTTTCGTGCACACCGACGATATAGCTTATTTTGCTCCCGCTCTGCAGCAATGGCATACACGCATGATGATCAGCGGTGATGCCAGAGGAACCGTAAACGATTTGCGCATCCGGCAGTTGCAATTGCAGGCGGGCAACCGTAGTATGCTGCAAGCCAGCCTGCAAATCAACGGCCTGCCCGATATTCAGGAAACTTTTCTGGACGCGCAAGTTACGCGCTTGACGACAAACAGTACAGATCTCCAACGCTGGTTCCCGATTCTGGGCAACAGCATGCCTGTGAATCTATCAGCACTCGGCACCATCAACTTCAATGGAAGCTTTACCGGATTTTTGCACGATTTTGTTGCCTATGGGAATTTCTCCACAGCCATAGGTTTTGTGCATTCCGACCTGAATATGAAAGTAGGGCGTCATCGCATCCCGGTTTATTCTGGAAAACTCTCGGCCCGGGAATTCGACCTGGGTAAATTTCTGAACAGTACGGCTTTAGGCCCAACGACTTTTCAAACCCAGCTGAATGGACAGGGATTAAATCTCAATACCCTGAATGCCCGATTAACCGGTGATTTCACCAAACTCACCATTCTTCAATATCCCTATCAGCACATGCATATTCAGGGCATCTTTCAAAAAAAATTATTCGATGGACAGCTATCCGTCCGTGATACCAATGCCAATCTGGATTTTACAGGCAATATCGACCTGAACGATGCGCTGCCCCATTTCAACTTTCAATCGACCGTTTACCATGCTGACCTGAGAAACCTGCAGCTGACAGGCGATTCTATCGCCTTCAGCGGACAGCTTGATCTGCACATGCAGGGGGATAAAATCGATAATTTCTTAGGCAGCATCAGGTTGTATAATGTCAACTTGTTGAAAAACAATCAACGCATTGCTTTCGACTCCTTGCATATTGAGTCTAAAATCGACAGTAATCAGGAAAAATTGCTTACCATTCAGGGCAATGAAATGAAAGGTTATATTCAGGGACATTTTAATTTACAACACTTGCCTGATGCTTTTCAGTTGTTCTTAAGTCAATATTTCCCGAGCTATATCCAGAAACCTGCCGGATGGTTGCCAGATGAGAATTTTCGATTTTCCTTACAAACCCAGCATGTGGATGCTTACCTGAAAGCTTTTACACATGGATGGCGGGGTATGGATAATATGAGTTTGAATGGCTCCATTAACATGCTTACGAATGCATTACAATTACAGGTTGATGTGCCTTATGTTGCCTATCAATCCTTCCAGTGGCACAATCTTCATTTGCATGCACAGGGTAATTTGCGCCAGCTTTCGATGCAAACCGATATTCAGGAAATCAGGCTTGGAGATAGTCTTCTTGCACCGCAAACCAGTATAGTAGCACAAGCAGCTCATGATACTTCATTTGTTTCCCTGCAAACCAGTTTGCCTCGCTATCAAATCCATACGGAATTATATGCCCGAGTGGTTGCACGCCCCACCGATGTGAAAATACAATTGCTGAATGCAGCAATTCTGCTGAGTGATAAGGAATGGAATGTAAACGCAGAAAATGAAATTTATCTGCAAAATCAAAAATTACGTATCCATAACCTCAGCTTTTTTCAAAATAACCAGCAAATCCATATCCAGTCTGATAGCACTGGTGAAGCATATCATATTCATCTGCAAGACTTGATTGTGAGTGATTTCTCGAACCTGTTTCTTCAACAAACCCGGCTGGAAGGTATTGCCACAGGAGATATCACCATACTTCATCCTTTTCAAGAGATGAAATTGCTGGTTGATTTGCGGAACGTCGATACACGTTTGAACAATCAACCGTTAGGCGATGTGCGACTGCAGGCACAATATGAGCAAGCCAGCCAGCAGCTGCAGTTCCAGGTGCTTTCTGCACAATTTTCTGGAAAAGGCACATTGGACTTTGCTCAGGCCGATATTCCTACAACAGGCAGCCTGTCGTTACAGATGGCCAATCTTCGCATGCTGAATCCCTACCTCACCGATTATGTGAGCCAGGTTCAGGGATTTGCATCGGGAAATATCAACTGGAGCGGAACAGTTCATGCTTTGAATGTAACGAGCAATTTGCGTCTTGATAGTCTGGGTATGAAAGTAAACTATATTGGCACTTCTTATGTATTTGCTTCCACCACAGTGCAGATCACGCCCCAGCTCATCCAATTCACACCCACCCGCCTGTTTGACGATAAAGGCAACGAAGCGCAACTGAGTGGGGAAATTGCACACAATCATTTCCGCGATTTACGATTTAATTTAAGGTTGCAAACACAGCAATTTCATTTCCTGCATACCACGTATTTCGATAACCAATCTTATTACGGCGATGCCTTCGCTGCAGGTACAATTAGTTTCACCGGGCCATTGAACAATATGCAGATGCTGATCCGCGCCACAGCTATGCCAGGTACGCATTTATATTTACCGATATCAGATAGCAAAGATATCGGTCAACATGATTTTATTGTATTCAAAACTTATGGCAGTGAAATTAATCCAGTAAAACGAGCTCCAAAAGATGTGGATCTCACCATTCATCTGCTGGCCGAGATGAATACTAATGCCCGGATAGATGTAATCCTGGATGCCAATACGGGCGATGCCATCTCGGCTACCGGCAACGGCACATTGAACATGAATATTCCATTGAATGGTGACATGAGCATGTATGGCACCTATACCATCGAAGAAGGTACATACACATTCACCTTCCAGCGGCTGATTCCCAAACGTTTTCAGATTGATCCGGGTAGCACCATCACCTGGAATGGTAGTCCTTACGATGCTTTCCTGAATCTCACGGCCGTATATCATGTGCCGGGAGGCGCAAGCCTATACAATCTGCTGGCAGCTGAAGCCGCCAACAACCCTGGATTATATGGCCCCGATCTCATGCGCACACAACGCGTGGATGTGAACCTGAAGCTGAGCGGTAAACTCACCAAACCCGATATCAACTTCAGCATCGAAATACCCGATGAAGAAGTAGGCGGCAGCTATGCCATCACCAGGTTGAAACAAATCACCCAGGATCCCAATCAGCTGCTCAACCAGGTGGTGGGCTTGCTCATTTTCGGACAATTTCTTCCGGAAGCCAATACTACAGCCAGCTCCAATACCAATCTGCTTCGCTCGGGAGGACTTAGCAGCGTGGGCGCCATCCTCTCGGCACAGGGCACTTCTCAGTTGAATAATTTGCTGAATCGTGTGCTGAAAGATAAAAGCCTCGGTGTGCAGCTCAACTATAATCCATATTCTGCAAGTCTCAGCGAAGGCGATGCCCTGCAACGCAATGCCCTTTCCGTGGGCATTACCAAATCATTCCTCAACAACCGCATCCGGGTGGAAATAGGACCTCAGTGGGACTGGGGCCGCAGCTACGGTCCATATAACTATACCAGTTATTTCGACCCCATCGGTGATTTTCAGTTTGAGTATTTCGTAACACCCGACGGTCGAATCAGACTTACCGCCTTCCGCAGAAGCAGCTATAATGTATTACTGGAAAATGACCGCACGATATACGGCATGGGCATTTCATACAAACGACAATTCGATTATTTATACGATCATTTCTTCGGGAAAAAACCAACGGATAGTGCACAGATGCCCACGCCCGAACATCAGCACGCTACCCATACAACTGATTCTACATACAACTCAAAATCTTTATTCGATGAACAACCTTGATTTTTCCAATTATGCCTTCACGGTTGCCGAGCGTTTTCTCCGTTATGTACAGATAAACACACAATCAAACCCTTTTTCATCAACCATACCATCGACTCCCGGGCAAAAAGATTTAGGTCGATTGCTGATTGCCGAATTGCGTGAAATGGGACTGGAGGCCGAAATAGACGAATATGGCTATGTATATGCCACCCTACCTTCCAATCAACCCCGCACCTGTCCGGTAATCTGTTTTTGTGCGCACATGGATACTTCGCCCGATTGCAGCGGAGCCGGAGTAAAGCCTATCGTGCATCGCAACTATCAGGGGCAAGATCTGGTTTTACCGGATGACCCGACACAGGTAATCCGGATGAGCGATTTTCCCGAACTGGAACAACAAATAGGAAATGATATTATTACGGCTTCGGGCACCACTTTACTGGGTGCTGATGATAAATCGGGCATAGCCATCATCATGGATGCCTTACATTACTGGATTTCGCATCCCGAGCAACCTCATGGCGAGATTCGCATTCTTTTTACCGTAGATGAAGAAATCGGTCGGGGTGTAGATCATGTGAATCTGCAAAAATTACGTGCCGATGTGGCCTATACACTCGATGGGGAGTCGGTCGGCCACCTGGAAGACGAAAACTTTTGTGCGGACAGCGTGCAGGTACGCATTCACGGGATTTCAGCCCACACGGGATATGCCCTGGGTAAAATGGTTAATGCCATTAAGGTTGCTGCGGCTATCATACAAAACCTGCCCGGCCAACATGCACCGGAAACCACCTCCGGGAAACAGGGCTTCATCCACCCCCTGCACATGGAGGCACAGGTGGAATCGGCCACCATCCAATTCCTGATCCGACATTTTGAGGAAAATGGCCTGAAAGCATATGAACAACAGTTAGAGCAGCTTGTCAAACAGCAGGTGCAACAATATCCAGGTGCAAGATACGAGTGGCGATGCCAGGAACAATATCGGAATATGAAATATGTGCTGGATCAGCATCCAGAGGTCGTGCAATATGCGGAAGAAGCCATTCGCCGTGCCGGCCTGCAACCCATACATCATGCCATCAGAGGAGGAACCGATGGAGCCCGTCTTTCATACATGGGCCTGCCATGTCCCAATCTGTTCACCGGCCAGCATGCCTTTCATTCAAAAAAAGAATGGATTAGCGTTCAAGACATGCAAAAATCCGTGGAAACCCTGATCCACCTGGCCGAAATCTGGGCCACTTGCAGTTGAACAAGTACAATCGGGACAGCTCATTCTGGCAGTAAAATCAGTTTTGCATGAAATTTGTAAGGAAATGTTAAAGAATATTGTACCTTTGCACCCGTAAGGGTTAAACCCACGATCATGAAAAGATGGCCAGTCATCGGAATTTGCATCATCCTCATCAGTTCACTGTTGCTGAGCCAGCATATTTTCTGCAAAAATCATGGTGAAAACTTCCACTACAACCAGCCTTCGAGCCGCGTGGTGTCGAAGGATCCGCCTGTTGATAGCCTGTTGAATATCTTTTCGCATCGTTCTCCATTGCTGATCTGGGGACGTTATGATTCATTCAAAACCTTTCAATTTAAAGGTAACTACTGGGAATCCATCCTCACGCGTAAGAACACCGTTTTCTTACGTGGCATTACCACCTACCAACATGGTAATGTGATTTATATTGTACCGGAACAGTTCACGCTTTCTACCCAGTCCTTGCCGGCTCCCACAGCTGAAAAATCGGGCACTCAACTCAGCAACAAGTAAGTAATTTTTCGGTATCAATGCAAAAACTCATCGGGATTTACTTCACGATATCCCGATCGGGGTATGTCGAATGTACTCATTGGAACCGGGCTTAAATCAACTTTTTCGGCCGTGATGGTCATTTTCAGGTTTTGCACGGTGAGCTGGTATTCCAGTGGAAATCCTTTCAACCCGGTAAACATCTGATCGGCTGAATAATCGCCTTCGGGTAAGAGTTGCGTTGTATAATATACGGGAAAGGTGGTACCGTCCGGTAAATGGGCAATAGCCAGTTTACAGGAGTAACCTGCAATTTCTTTGCTGCCTGAAGCATCCGTAAAGGTGATACCGCGGTAAGGATTCGGTCGTTTGCGCAATTGATCAGCAGATAACTTCATCATATACTTATTGCCCATGGTTTCAATTAAGAAAGTATACGTGCTATCCTGCGTGTTGATATAAATTTGCTGCTTCATCATTTTCAAATCCATATCAATGCGCCTCCATTTGCCTTTCACATACAGGGTATATGAGCTACCCTGAAAACTGCTGGCCAGTTGTTGATTATTATCCGGCGCATCTACTTTTATGGAGTAATAAATGGTACCATCCGTAAATACTTTTTGTGCAGAAGCATGCAGAACGAATACTTCAAAAAACAAAAATGCAGATAATAATAGCAGATTTTTCATACAATATGTTTATGTTTTACAATCATTCGTACGATACGAAAATCAGGCCATAATTTACCAGTGAATATGTTGCTTGTTTAAGAAAGCATCAATACCCCGGCGGCAGTCGGGATGGTTTCTGGCTTCGGCATTAGCCATAATAGCCCGTTCCAGAGCTTCCCGGATGGGAACATCCTGCACTTGATGCAATAATTTCTTGGTTTGCATTAACGAAAAAGCAGATGCGCCATACAATAAATTTTGCAATTTTTGTTGCACTTTTTCCATAAAATCATTTGCTGGAAACACTTCATCAATCAGCCCCAGCTGCTCGGCTTGTTGTGCAGATATCAACTCACCACTCAGCAATAATGCTTTAGCTCTTCCTTCTCCGATTTTACGGCTGACAAATACACTTACGATTGCCGGTATAAAACCAATTTTTACTTCCGTAAAGCCGAATTTAGCTTCCGACGTACTATAGCAAAAATCACAAACAGCCGCAAGTCCGCATCCACCGGCAATAGCATGCCCCTGCACCCAGGCAATTACCACTTTGTTATGAAAATAAATTTGCTCGTATAAACCACACAAATCCTTTGTATCCTGAATATGTTGTTCTAAATTAAAATGTCTTATCTGCTGCAAATACTCCAGGTCAGCACCGGCGCTAAATGCAGGTCCATTGGCTTTCAATACAATGAGTTTCACTGCATCATCATGCGCCGCATCCGTAAGCGCCTGTTTGATTTCCGCCACCAGCTGTGGATGCAAGGCATTTCGTTTTTCAGGCCTGTTCAGCGTAATGTAGGCCACGCGATCGCTTATTTCATAGAGCAGGCTGGAGAATGGCATTTTTGTAGGAAAGGTAATGAAAAACCCGGATTCTTCAAAACGCCGATGTTCGTTCAGCCGATCCGCATCATCTACCTGCTCTATTGCGTTGCTGAGCCGCTGTCTGTGCTTTTTGAATTTCTTCTAAGCGTTGTTGCCAGCGAGAGGCTTTAAGAGGTTTCTTTTTATTTTCCTGAATTTGCCGATGAATTTTTTCTTCGTCGATGATATAATGCTGAATAACCAGCTGAATAAGGATGGTAATGATATTTGATACAAGATAATAAAGCGTTAATCCGGCAGCCAGACTGTTGAAAAAACCCAGGAAGAATACGGGTAGAATAAAGGGCATATATTTCATAAATGCCATTTCCTGTCCGCCCGTATTGCCTGCAGCCGCCATATTGTTTTTATTGTAAAAAGCCATCACCAGGCTGGTAAGCGTCATTAACAGGGTAAGCAAACTCACATGATCGCCATATAATGGAATTTTGAATGGTAAATTCAAAATAGAATCATACGTACTTAAATCCTTCACCCATAGAAAGTGTTGCTGTCGAAGCTGAATAGCCGACATGAATAAACTATATAATGCAAAGAAAATGGGAATCTGTAATAGCGCAGGTATGCATCCTCCCAATGGACTTACGCCTGCCATACGGAACAGCTTCATTTGCTCCATGGCAAATTTTTGCTGATCATCTTTATACTTTTTGCGAAGTTCATCCAGCTCAGGTTTTAACACCTTCATCTTGGCCTGAGAAAGATAACTTTTATAAGTAAGTGGCGAGATCAATAGCCGGATGACGATGGTGAGCAACACAATCACAATACCCCAGTTGCCGATCCATTTGCCCAGGAGCAAAAACACGGGAAGAATAATCCATTTATTAATGTATTTGACGAAAGCATAAATACCATATCCTAATGGAATGATGTTCTCGATACCAATGTGATAACTTTTTAACAATGCATAATCATTCGGGCCATACAACAGCTGCAGGTTATACGTATTTTGCGGTTGATGCGTATAGGGAAGCGTAAGCAGGGCCTGCATTCGCCCCACTATTTGCGGGTCATCTTCCGGTAGCTGCGCCTGCACACTACCACCGGTAAATGTACCGGAAGTGTTGATAACGCTTACATTGAAAAATTCTTCTCTGAGACTTATCCATTGCAAGGATTTATCAAAATTTTTTTGTTGGGTTTTGATGAAACTGAAATAATCGATATCCGTATGTCCGCCGGAAGATGTTCTGAAATACAGCTGTAAATCACGTCGTTCGATGGTAATATCTCGTTCCTGATGATTGGCCTGTGTTTGCCAGAGCAACTGAATTTGCTGATCGGCGGCAGGGATAAATTGATCCATACCTACCAGCTGAATCTGCCAGTTAATGCGATAATCATGTGGATGAATCAAATAATCATATTCCAGATATTGATGGGATGAACCCAGCGGTAAACGATATTGCAGGCGGTAGGAATGATCAGCGAGTTGCTGAATGGTATCGAGTTGAAAATACAGTTCTGCAGTATGAAGTGGAAGCGCACGCGTAGCTGGAATGAGCAGGGATAATTGATCATAAGGATTACCTTTCAACAACAAGGGTTTGCCGCTATATGTCTGATAATTTTTCAATATCACTTCATGGGGAATGCCTCCTTTGTTGGTGAAAACAATTTGCAATACGCCGTTATCTATCGTATCGAAGCGTTCCACTTCACGGGATTGAGTTACAGGAAATGCTCCGCTAAGGCTATCACCAGTTATCCTTGCTGTATCCACAGGCCGCAGCAGGCTATCTGCAGCGAGCATGGTCCGGGCCTTAGCCAGCGAATCCTGTTGTGCTTTGAAACGCAAATATTTTTCCTGTGCCTGCTGATTGTAATATAAATAGCCCACCACCAGCAGACTTAACAGAATAAACCCTATGACTGAATTTCTATCCATCATGATATACTTGAAACACCCGGAATTAATGACTCACGCAAATCCGGCCTGAAATTTTTGACTTGCAAAGGTAAGAAAAACGCCGTTGGCGATTTATACCGCATGAATTGAGCTTTCTGCATGCAGGGGATTAGCTGCTTTTCGTCCCTCAGCATATACTTTGGCCGCTTTAATAAAAGCTACAAAAGCAGGATGAGGATTTTCAACTGTACTTTTTAATTCGGGATGATACTGACATCCAAAGAAAAAGGGATGATCAGGTAATTCAATAATCTCCACCAGCCCCGTTTCCGGATTCACTCCCGAAGCTATCATGCCTGCTTTTTCCATGGCTTCCAGATAGCGGTTATTAAATTCATACCTGTGCCGATGTCGTTCGCTGATCAAGTGCGTGCCGTAAATTTTTTCAGCAAGCGTTCCGGGTTTAATCTGACAGGGATAAGCTCCCAGGCGCATGGTGCCTCCTTTAGCCGTAATTTTTTTCTGTTCTTCCATTAAATCAATGACCGGATCGGGGGTGGATGGATTCATTTCAGTAGAATGGGCTTCCGGCAAGCCCATCCTGTGCCTGGCAAATTCGATGACTGCACATTGCATACCCAGGCAAATACCAAAAAATGGAATCTGATGCTCACGTGCATACTGGATAGCGGCTATCTTGCCTTCAATTCCGCGATTGCCGAATCCGGGTGCTACCAGCACTCCATCTAATCCGGCCAATTTCTCTTCCACATTCTCGGAAGTGATAAATTCTGAATGAATATATTGCACGACCACTTTACATTCGTTCACTGCACCGGCGTGGATAAATGATTCCAGAATCGACTTATAGGCATCCTGCAATTCCACATATTTCCCCACCAATCCTATCGTAACTTTTGATTTGGGATATTTCAGCTTATCTAAAAACTCACGCCAGCGTGATAATTCCGGCTCCTGACGAATGGGGATATGTAATTTTTGCATGCAGATGACATCTAATTTTTCGCGCATCATCTCCAGCGGCACTTCGTAAATGGTGGGTACATCATTGGCTTCGATAACCGCATCCACATTCACATTGCAAAAAAGCGCAATTTTTTTCTTTAAATCGTAAGTCATTGGCTCTTCCGTACGACAGACAATGATATCGGGATGCACACCGTTTTCGCTGAGCATACGCACGGAATGTTGGGTGGGCTTGGTTTTTAATTCTTTTGCCGCACGCAGGTAGGGAATCAGGGTCAGGTGTACAACCAGGCAATTTTCATTTCCCAGCTCCCATTGCAGCTGACGAACGGCTTCGATGTAAGGCAGCGATTCAATATCACCCACCGTACCACCCACTTCCGTGATGACGATATCGTATTGTCCTTCATTTCCAAGAAGCAATACCCGGCGCTTGATTTCATCCGTTATGTGGGGGATTACCTGTACGGTTTTGCCCAGATAAGCGCCCTCCCGCTCTTTGTTGATGACTGTCTGATAAATACGACCCGTAGTCACATTGTTGGCCTGTGAGGTGGGACGGTTCAGAAAACGCTCATAATGACCCAGGTCAAGATCCGTTTCTGCCCCGTCTTCTGTTACGTAACATTCACCATGTTCATACGGATTTAACGTGCCGGGATCTACATTGATGTAGGGATCAAATTTCTGAATGGTTACCCGCAATCCTCTGGCCTGCAATAATTTGGCAAGCGAAGCCGCAATAATTCCTTTCCCGAGCGAGGAGGTAACGCCCCCAGTCACAAAAATATATTTAGCCATAAGCAGAATGATTTCGCATTATGCAGGTGACCTCAGGGAAAATATTCGAAAATCGTAATTCAGACGGAGGGTATTTTCCACGTGGTCAGACAAAATTACAATTTTTTCTCCCCCTGCCAAATCAAACTATACCCGTTTGAAAAGAATGTGGATTTCTGGAAAACTTCCAGTAGGTTTGCGCTGCATTGAAAAGCGATATGGAAAGCACATTTTCACCGAAGACGCCCAAAGATTCACTGGTAGTGATGACCGAGCTGGTCCTGCCTAACGACACCAACACTTTTGGCAATCTCATGGGTGGCCGATTGATGTACTGGATGGATATCGCAGCCGCTCTGGCTTCTATGAAGCATTGCGGTAGCCCCGTGGTTACGGCTTCTGTGGATAATATTTCTTTCGAAAACCCCATCCGCCTGGGAAATGTTGTGCATATCGAGGCCAAAGTATCTCGCGCATTTCATACTTCCATGGAAGTGCATATTGCCGTGTGGAGCGAAGATACCCTGCAACATTTTCGATATCGTTCAAACGAAGCTTACTATACCTTTGTAGCCATTGACCCCAACGGAAAACCTAAGCCTGTGCCTCCTTTGCAACCGGAAACCGATGAAGAAAAAAAGCTTTATGAAGGGGCTCTGCGGCGGCGACAACTTCGTTTGATTTTGAGCGGGAAAATGAAACCTGAAGATGCCGATGAGTTGAGGGCATTGTTTCAGAATTCTTCTTCCGGAAAATGAGTGAAACGTACGGGTTCATGGGGATGTAAAGCACCGGTCTATCGCATCCTGCATGATGGGATTAATCTCATCAGCCCGGTCGAGCATCATCAAATGCGTACCTCCGCGAATCACGTGATCGACATGTTTTACAAAACAGATGGGCAACATGCGATCCCGGCTACCGTGAATATGTAAGCTGGGACGAATCAACGCAGGTTTCTGCCAGCTGATGATTTGCTGCCAGGCCCATCGGAAGAATGTTTCATCCGTTTCGCGGATGATTTGCTTAAGTAACTCATGGGTGGATGGTGTTTCCGGACCAAAAAGCCATTTTCCCAGAACGATGCCCAATGCCTGCAACCATGAATAAGGCAGCCAGCGGTGAATGGGTAACACATGTAATAACTGAAAATAGGGCGGTAACTCCTCCGGATATCGAACGCTTGAAACGAGAATTAGTCCCTTCAACGACCTGAACTGACTGATTTCTACCGCTATCATCCCACCGAACGACATGCCAATCAACACGGGCTCCGGTGCAAGAATCTGCTCACTCAACCGCCTGGCATAGGCCGACATGGACTCGCGCTTCAGCGGCTCGATCCAGTGTACATCATGCACCCGGCATCGCTCGAGCTGAAGCCGCTGAAAGATGCGCTCATCCGCTCCTAACCCACTTATAAGGTATACGTCCCGCATACCGTATTGAAAAATAAACCCTGAAATGGAATCAAAACAAAGAAAAGATTTTCTGAACGGAAACAACAGATATGCCCGAAATCAAAAACCCCGGATGTTTGTCAACCCGGGGTTTAAGCTTGTATGACAATGAAAATTCAGGCGTGCTCAGGTGGTTGATTTATCACCTTCCTCGGATTTGTGTTGTTTATTTTCCTCTTCCGCCTGTTTCATCTTTTCCTTGATTTCAGCGAGTACGCCCAAATCTCCCAGTGTTGCCTTTTCGATTTTCGATTGCACGTTTTTCACAGCTTTACGGGTTTTTTCGGCTTCAGCTTTCTTTTCTTTATGCGCAGCTTCTCGCTCTTGATGTTTCCGCTGTTCCCATACCCTGGTGTGCGAAACCACGATCCGTTTTTCGGAACGGTCAAATTCCTGAATCATCACTTCAATCACATCATCCACCTGAATGGGATGATCGTCT
It includes:
- a CDS encoding translocation/assembly module TamB; protein product: MRGLKKLLKVATWVVLALVALALVLNIVVNIPAVQNFLVQQVTERLSAQLRTRVSISRVELQLFNRLQIHQAYIEDHRHDTLLYAGSLQLHITDFFFLSKHPVIHFLGLKDVKLHLIRQPGDSVWNYQFLLDAFSSGNAQSGKNQQPSLPDIRRVAWTNVQIDQIDGWTGQDMHFGITSLDMQAQRTDFRRHRLIIQKLTLTNPSFRLYQYPGTAPADTSGQAPLSTAADHWNPDHWQLLIRTLRVQNGSFAIDDTSRLVNAPYFDPGHVHIHHIMLQMDSLQLQQDTFTTYLRLSAVERSGFQIQSLTCRFKFSPVIMEFSQLDLRTPHSHLGNYYAMHFRHLSDMSDYIQRVTMVAHFQRAFVHTDDIAYFAPALQQWHTRMMISGDARGTVNDLRIRQLQLQAGNRSMLQASLQINGLPDIQETFLDAQVTRLTTNSTDLQRWFPILGNSMPVNLSALGTINFNGSFTGFLHDFVAYGNFSTAIGFVHSDLNMKVGRHRIPVYSGKLSAREFDLGKFLNSTALGPTTFQTQLNGQGLNLNTLNARLTGDFTKLTILQYPYQHMHIQGIFQKKLFDGQLSVRDTNANLDFTGNIDLNDALPHFNFQSTVYHADLRNLQLTGDSIAFSGQLDLHMQGDKIDNFLGSIRLYNVNLLKNNQRIAFDSLHIESKIDSNQEKLLTIQGNEMKGYIQGHFNLQHLPDAFQLFLSQYFPSYIQKPAGWLPDENFRFSLQTQHVDAYLKAFTHGWRGMDNMSLNGSINMLTNALQLQVDVPYVAYQSFQWHNLHLHAQGNLRQLSMQTDIQEIRLGDSLLAPQTSIVAQAAHDTSFVSLQTSLPRYQIHTELYARVVARPTDVKIQLLNAAILLSDKEWNVNAENEIYLQNQKLRIHNLSFFQNNQQIHIQSDSTGEAYHIHLQDLIVSDFSNLFLQQTRLEGIATGDITILHPFQEMKLLVDLRNVDTRLNNQPLGDVRLQAQYEQASQQLQFQVLSAQFSGKGTLDFAQADIPTTGSLSLQMANLRMLNPYLTDYVSQVQGFASGNINWSGTVHALNVTSNLRLDSLGMKVNYIGTSYVFASTTVQITPQLIQFTPTRLFDDKGNEAQLSGEIAHNHFRDLRFNLRLQTQQFHFLHTTYFDNQSYYGDAFAAGTISFTGPLNNMQMLIRATAMPGTHLYLPISDSKDIGQHDFIVFKTYGSEINPVKRAPKDVDLTIHLLAEMNTNARIDVILDANTGDAISATGNGTLNMNIPLNGDMSMYGTYTIEEGTYTFTFQRLIPKRFQIDPGSTITWNGSPYDAFLNLTAVYHVPGGASLYNLLAAEAANNPGLYGPDLMRTQRVDVNLKLSGKLTKPDINFSIEIPDEEVGGSYAITRLKQITQDPNQLLNQVVGLLIFGQFLPEANTTASSNTNLLRSGGLSSVGAILSAQGTSQLNNLLNRVLKDKSLGVQLNYNPYSASLSEGDALQRNALSVGITKSFLNNRIRVEIGPQWDWGRSYGPYNYTSYFDPIGDFQFEYFVTPDGRIRLTAFRRSSYNVLLENDRTIYGMGISYKRQFDYLYDHFFGKKPTDSAQMPTPEHQHATHTTDSTYNSKSLFDEQP
- a CDS encoding enoyl-CoA hydratase/isomerase family protein; this translates as MPFSSLLYEISDRVAYITLNRPEKRNALHPQLVAEIKQALTDAAHDDAVKLIVLKANGPAFSAGADLEYLQQIRHFNLEQHIQDTKDLCGLYEQIYFHNKVVIAWVQGHAIAGGCGLAAVCDFCYSTSEAKFGFTEVKIGFIPAIVSVFVSRKIGEGRAKALLLSGELISAQQAEQLGLIDEVFPANDFMEKVQQKLQNLLYGASAFSLMQTKKLLHQVQDVPIREALERAIMANAEARNHPDCRRGIDAFLNKQHIHW
- the pepT gene encoding peptidase T — its product is MNNLDFSNYAFTVAERFLRYVQINTQSNPFSSTIPSTPGQKDLGRLLIAELREMGLEAEIDEYGYVYATLPSNQPRTCPVICFCAHMDTSPDCSGAGVKPIVHRNYQGQDLVLPDDPTQVIRMSDFPELEQQIGNDIITASGTTLLGADDKSGIAIIMDALHYWISHPEQPHGEIRILFTVDEEIGRGVDHVNLQKLRADVAYTLDGESVGHLEDENFCADSVQVRIHGISAHTGYALGKMVNAIKVAAAIIQNLPGQHAPETTSGKQGFIHPLHMEAQVESATIQFLIRHFEENGLKAYEQQLEQLVKQQVQQYPGARYEWRCQEQYRNMKYVLDQHPEVVQYAEEAIRRAGLQPIHHAIRGGTDGARLSYMGLPCPNLFTGQHAFHSKKEWISVQDMQKSVETLIHLAEIWATCS